In the Pleuronectes platessa chromosome 8, fPlePla1.1, whole genome shotgun sequence genome, one interval contains:
- the g3bp1 gene encoding ras GTPase-activating protein-binding protein 1, with protein sequence MVMEKPSAQLVGREFVRQYYTLLNQAPDYLHRFYGKNSSYVHGGLDGNGKPAEAVYGQSEIHKRVMALSFRDCHTKIRHVDAHATLNEGVVVQVMGELSNNMQPMRKFMQTFVLAPEGTVPNKFYVHNDVFRYQDEVFGDSDSEPPEESEDEVEELEERIPSPDVAAEESTTFYDQTPCSEPPAPGDEEEVAAASPEPEPEVEKEAEAAEVELKSETTLETQTDALKIEDQTDSSPASAPPTTEPVIMPAEPAPAAPEENRPFSWASVTSKNLPPSGAVPVTGINPHVIKATPAAPPRAEVKSETQTAAQRPQRDQRPREQRPGGPPPVHRGPRPVREGEQGETEGRRVVRYPDAHQLFVGNVPHDVDKSELKEFFEQYGTVLELRINSGGKLPNFGFVVFDDSEPVQKILSSRPIKFRGDVRLNVEEKKTRSAREGDRRDVRPRGPGGPGGPRERIGGGGGPRGPPTRGGMAQKPSFGAGRGAGPSDGRYPAQRQ encoded by the exons ATGGTGATGGAGAAGCCAAGTGCCCAGCTGGTCGGGCGAGAGTTTGTCCGACAGTATTACACACTGCTGAACCAGGCCCCCGACTACCTGCACAG GTTTTATGGAAAGAACTCCTCCTACGTGCACGGCGGCCTGGACGGCAACGGCAAACCAGCCGAGGCTGTTTATGGACAATCG GAGATCCATAAGAGGGTCATGGCTCTGAGCTTCCGGGATTGTCACACAAAGATCCGACACGTGGACGCGCACGCCACCCTGAACGAGGGCGTGGTGGTGCAGGTGATGGGCGAGCTGTCCAACAACATGCAGCCCATGAGGAAGTTCATGCAGACCTTTGTGCTGGCGCCTGAG GGAACCGTTCCAAACAAATTCTACGTCCACAACGACGTGTTCCGGTACCAGGACGAGGTGTTCGGTGACTCCGATTCTGAGCCTCCAGAAG agTCTGAGGATGAGGTGGAGGAGCTCGAGGAGAGGATCCCATCCCCCGACGTCGCTGCCGAGGAGTCGACTACCTTCTACGACCAGACCCCTTG TTCGGAGCCGCCGGCTCCTGGCGACGAGGAGGAAGTGGCGGCTGCGAGTCCGGAGCCCGAGccggaggtggagaaggaggccGAGGCTGCAGAGGTGGAGCTGAAGTCGGAGACGACGctggagacacagacagacgcacTTAAGATTGAAGACCAGACAGACAGTAGCCCCGCCTCCGCCCCACCGACCACAGAACCCGTCATCATGCCCGCCGAACCCGCGCCTGCTGCCCCAGAAGAAAACAGG CCGTTCTCTTGGGCGTCCGTCACCAGTAAGAACCTCCCTCCCAGTGGGGCCGTCCCAGTCACAGGAATCAACCCACATGTTATCAAAGCCACCCCCGCAGCACCG CCCCGAGCAGAAGTGAAGTCAGAGACTCagacagcagcacagagaccaCAGAGAGACCAGAGGCCGAGGGAACAGAGGCCTGGAGGCCCGCCGCCGGTGCACAGAGGACCCAGAcccg TGCGAGAAGGTGAGCAGGGCGAGACGGAGGGCCGCAGGGTCGTGAGGTACCCGGACGCCCACCAGCTGTTCGTGGGAAACGTCCCTCATGACGTGGACAAGAGCGAACTCAAGGAGTTCTTTGAAC AATACGGTACCGTCCTGGAGCTGAGGATCAACAGCGGAGGGAAGCTGCCGAACTTTGGCTTCGTGGTGTTTGACGACTCTGAACCCGTTCAGAAGATCCTCAGCAGCAGG CCCATCAAGTTCAGAGGTGACGTCCGCCTGAacgtggaggagaagaagacccGTTCAGCCCGGGAGGGCGACAGGAGGGACGTGAGGCCCCGCGGGCCCGGAGGTCCCGGTGGCCCCAGAGAGAGGataggaggtggaggaggtcccCGAGGCCCCCCCACCCGAGGAGGCATGGCACAGAAACCCAGCTTCGGCGCCGGACGCGGCGCTGGCCCCAGCGATGGCCGCTACCCCGCCCAGCGTCAGTGA